One window of Nocardia sp. NBC_00508 genomic DNA carries:
- a CDS encoding DUF2334 domain-containing protein, giving the protein MNAALIVSISGIRDTTRDTAMEFAEEMDRRGVPLSLLVAPRLKGKYRLLDDPATQAWLRGRRARGDAIVLHGYDQAATKRRRAEFATLPKHEARLRLTAADRVMEQVDLRTRLFAAPRWDASTGALDALPEVGFRLALGLTSIIDLERNMAQKARVYGIGEGFRAEPWWCRALVMGAARTARRGGVLRLAVSAAQLARSGPRQAMLDAVDLALFHGAVGDTYRWEPFPAARAA; this is encoded by the coding sequence ATGAACGCTGCGCTGATCGTGTCGATTTCCGGGATCAGGGACACCACCCGGGACACGGCGATGGAATTCGCCGAGGAGATGGATCGGCGTGGCGTGCCGCTCTCGCTGCTGGTCGCACCGCGGCTGAAGGGGAAATACCGGCTGCTCGACGACCCGGCGACCCAGGCTTGGCTTCGCGGTCGCCGGGCCCGCGGCGACGCCATCGTGCTGCACGGCTACGACCAGGCGGCCACCAAGCGGCGGCGCGCCGAGTTCGCCACCCTGCCCAAGCACGAGGCGCGGTTGCGGTTGACCGCCGCCGACCGGGTGATGGAGCAGGTCGACCTGCGCACCCGACTGTTCGCCGCCCCGCGCTGGGACGCCTCCACGGGCGCGCTCGACGCGCTGCCCGAGGTCGGTTTCCGGCTCGCGCTCGGCCTCACCTCGATCATCGATCTGGAGCGCAATATGGCGCAGAAAGCCCGGGTGTACGGCATCGGTGAGGGCTTCCGTGCCGAGCCGTGGTGGTGCCGCGCCCTGGTGATGGGCGCCGCACGCACCGCCCGCCGCGGCGGGGTGCTCCGCTTGGCCGTGTCCGCCGCGCAGCTGGCGCGCTCCGGCCCGCGCCAGGCCATGCTCGACGCCGTCGACCTCGCGCTGTTCCACGGCGCGGTCGGCGACACCTACCGGTGGGAGCCGTTCCCGGCCGCCCGAGCCGCATGA
- the purQ gene encoding phosphoribosylformylglycinamidine synthase subunit PurQ: MTARIGVITFPGTLDDVDAARAVRMAGAEAVSLWHADADLKKVDAVIVPGGFSYGDYLRAGAIARFAPAMGEVVRAAGAGLPVLGICNGFQVLCEAGLLPGALTRNEGLHFICRDEWLTVESVSTAWTSRFEKGAQILVPLKSGEGRYQASAAVLDELEGEGRVVFRYAGGNPNGSQRGIAGIASTNGRVVGLMPHPEHATEPLTGPSDDGLGLFLSVLDTLVSA, from the coding sequence ATGACCGCGCGGATCGGGGTCATTACCTTTCCCGGCACGCTCGATGACGTCGACGCGGCTCGGGCGGTGCGCATGGCCGGGGCCGAGGCGGTCAGCCTGTGGCATGCCGACGCCGACCTGAAGAAGGTCGACGCGGTGATCGTGCCCGGAGGCTTCTCCTACGGCGACTATCTGCGGGCGGGCGCCATCGCCCGATTCGCCCCTGCGATGGGCGAAGTCGTGCGCGCGGCCGGTGCCGGTCTACCGGTGCTGGGGATTTGCAACGGCTTCCAGGTGCTGTGCGAGGCTGGGTTGCTGCCCGGCGCGCTGACCCGTAACGAGGGCCTGCACTTCATCTGCCGGGACGAATGGTTGACCGTGGAGTCGGTTTCCACGGCGTGGACTTCCCGTTTCGAGAAGGGCGCGCAAATCCTCGTCCCGCTCAAGTCCGGCGAGGGCCGTTACCAGGCCTCGGCCGCCGTGCTGGACGAGTTGGAGGGTGAGGGCCGGGTGGTCTTCCGTTACGCGGGCGGCAATCCGAACGGCTCGCAGCGCGGTATCGCGGGCATCGCCTCCACCAACGGTCGCGTCGTCGGTCTGATGCCGCATCCCGAACACGCCACCGAGCCCTTGACCGGCCCCAGCGACGACGGCTTGGGTCTGTTTCTCTCGGTGCTGGACACTTTGGTCTCCGCCTGA
- a CDS encoding dipeptidase, with protein MTEDARTAGLRARVAALMSQAKSDLAQLVSFRSVADPRQFPPEECDLAAQWVADAFAAAGLTKIGLHETQDGSTAVVASRQAPEGAPTVLLYCHYDVQPPMDEGAWRTPPWELTERDGRWYGRGSADCKGNIVMHLTALRALPDLPVGVTLVAEGSEEQGSGGLERFVEANPDLLRADAIVIGDCGNFAAGVPTLTETLRGNVNVVVTIETLAGPLHSGMFGGPAPDALAALIQVLASLRDERGNTTIAGVPGDQVWPGVQYPSEQFHADAAVLRGVELTGDGTVADMLWARPALTVLGIDAPPVVGSAAAVPSIARARLNLRIPPGTDPAQAYRALVAHLDAHTPWHAEVTIELEGMGAPFRSRTGGPAHVAMEAALSTSYGRPATTQGQGGSIPLCNVFAATYPDAEIMLLGVEEPKCLIHAPNESVDPKEIEHMALAEALFLATYAG; from the coding sequence ATGACTGAGGATGCTCGTACCGCGGGGTTGCGCGCGAGGGTTGCCGCATTGATGTCGCAAGCGAAAAGTGATCTGGCACAGCTTGTCTCATTTAGATCGGTGGCCGATCCGCGGCAGTTCCCTCCGGAGGAGTGCGACCTGGCGGCGCAGTGGGTCGCCGATGCCTTCGCCGCGGCGGGCCTGACCAAGATCGGCTTGCACGAAACGCAGGACGGCAGCACGGCGGTCGTCGCGTCGCGGCAGGCGCCCGAGGGTGCGCCGACGGTGTTGCTCTACTGTCACTACGACGTTCAGCCGCCGATGGACGAGGGAGCGTGGCGCACTCCGCCCTGGGAGCTGACCGAGCGGGACGGACGCTGGTACGGGCGCGGCAGCGCCGATTGCAAGGGCAACATCGTCATGCATCTGACGGCTTTGCGCGCGCTCCCGGACCTGCCGGTGGGGGTGACGCTGGTCGCGGAGGGCTCAGAGGAGCAGGGCAGCGGTGGACTGGAACGGTTCGTCGAGGCCAACCCGGATCTGCTGCGAGCGGACGCCATCGTGATCGGCGACTGCGGTAACTTCGCCGCCGGTGTGCCGACTCTCACCGAAACATTGCGTGGCAACGTCAATGTGGTGGTCACCATCGAAACCCTCGCCGGTCCGCTGCATTCCGGCATGTTCGGCGGCCCGGCCCCCGACGCGCTGGCCGCGCTGATCCAAGTGCTGGCCTCGCTGCGCGACGAGCGTGGCAACACCACGATCGCCGGAGTGCCGGGCGACCAGGTCTGGCCCGGCGTGCAGTATCCGAGCGAGCAGTTCCACGCCGACGCCGCCGTCCTGCGCGGCGTCGAACTCACCGGCGACGGCACCGTCGCCGACATGCTCTGGGCGCGACCGGCGCTGACCGTGCTCGGCATCGACGCTCCGCCCGTGGTCGGTTCCGCCGCCGCGGTTCCTTCGATCGCCCGCGCCCGCCTCAACCTGCGCATTCCGCCGGGCACCGACCCCGCGCAGGCGTACCGCGCGCTCGTTGCGCACCTCGACGCGCACACGCCGTGGCACGCCGAAGTAACCATCGAACTGGAAGGCATGGGAGCGCCGTTCCGGTCCCGCACCGGCGGACCGGCGCATGTCGCGATGGAGGCGGCGCTGTCCACGTCCTACGGACGCCCGGCGACCACCCAAGGGCAGGGCGGTTCGATACCGCTGTGCAATGTCTTCGCCGCGACCTACCCGGACGCGGAGATCATGCTGCTCGGCGTCGAGGAACCGAAATGCCTCATCCACGCGCCCAACGAGAGCGTCGACCCGAAGGAGATCGAACACATGGCGCTCGCCGAGGCGCTGTTCCTCGCGACCTACGCCGGGTAG
- a CDS encoding MBL fold metallo-hydrolase, translating into MRIAHFGHSCLLVELHGKKILFDPGTFSHGFEGLTGLDAIAVTHQHPDHIDPNRIDALIEANPAARLLSDPQTAQQRGEPWEPVRAGNVLRLGDLQITGGGGRHAVIHPEIPVIDNTVFQLGTPDDPARLVHPGDSLWVPPVPVGVLAAPAAAPWMRISEAVDYLRAVGPRVALPIHFGIIQPEAQGIYFGRLTEMAPAGTEFRVLRPEDAADL; encoded by the coding sequence ATGCGCATAGCCCACTTCGGTCATTCCTGCCTCCTCGTCGAGCTGCACGGCAAGAAGATCCTGTTCGACCCGGGCACCTTCTCGCACGGCTTCGAGGGCCTCACCGGCCTGGACGCGATCGCGGTCACCCATCAGCATCCCGACCATATCGACCCGAACCGTATCGACGCGCTCATCGAGGCCAATCCAGCCGCACGGTTGCTGTCGGATCCGCAGACGGCTCAGCAGCGCGGCGAGCCGTGGGAGCCGGTACGCGCGGGCAACGTGTTGAGGCTCGGCGATCTCCAGATCACCGGGGGCGGCGGCAGGCACGCCGTCATCCACCCGGAGATACCCGTGATCGACAACACCGTCTTCCAGCTGGGCACCCCGGACGACCCGGCCCGGCTCGTGCACCCGGGTGACTCGCTGTGGGTGCCGCCGGTCCCGGTCGGCGTGCTGGCCGCCCCGGCCGCCGCACCGTGGATGCGGATCAGCGAGGCCGTCGATTATCTGCGCGCGGTCGGTCCGCGTGTCGCGCTGCCCATACACTTCGGCATCATCCAGCCCGAGGCGCAGGGCATCTACTTCGGCCGCCTGACCGAAATGGCGCCGGCCGGAACCGAATTCCGGGTGCTCAGGCCGGAGGACGCCGCGGATCTGTAG
- the purS gene encoding phosphoribosylformylglycinamidine synthase subunit PurS gives MARVVVEVMPKAEILDPQGQAIVGALPRLGFEGVSDVRQGKRFELDVDDSVDDAALEQIAESLLCNTVIEEWKVVRVS, from the coding sequence GTGGCACGAGTCGTGGTCGAGGTGATGCCGAAGGCCGAGATCCTGGATCCGCAGGGGCAGGCCATCGTCGGCGCGCTCCCGCGTCTGGGATTCGAGGGCGTCTCGGATGTGCGGCAGGGCAAGCGATTCGAACTCGACGTCGACGACAGCGTCGACGACGCGGCGCTGGAGCAGATCGCCGAATCGCTGCTGTGCAACACCGTGATCGAGGAGTGGAAGGTGGTTCGCGTCTCATGA
- a CDS encoding MarR family winged helix-turn-helix transcriptional regulator, whose protein sequence is MTSIVSGNSTLHGALRAAERGWVRHLDAALCARQLSPDQWSMLSNLCGDAGITMTELAAKSQLAPSSATRHADYLAERGLIFRLAAQDDRRRVLIGLSRLGADLVAEVRAEEAHAEQELRGRIGARRYTELMRLLDLVSIASE, encoded by the coding sequence ATGACGTCCATTGTAAGCGGAAATTCCACGCTACATGGCGCGTTGCGTGCCGCGGAGCGCGGTTGGGTGCGGCACTTGGACGCGGCGCTGTGCGCCAGGCAACTCTCGCCGGACCAGTGGTCGATGCTGTCGAATCTTTGTGGCGACGCGGGGATAACGATGACCGAATTGGCGGCCAAATCGCAGCTCGCGCCGTCGTCGGCCACCAGGCACGCGGACTATCTGGCCGAACGCGGCCTGATCTTCCGGCTCGCCGCGCAGGACGATCGACGGCGTGTCCTGATCGGGCTGAGCAGGCTCGGGGCCGACTTGGTCGCCGAGGTACGCGCGGAAGAGGCGCACGCCGAGCAGGAGCTGCGGGGGCGAATCGGAGCGCGCCGATATACCGAACTCATGCGATTGCTCGATCTGGTTTCGAT
- a CDS encoding substrate-binding domain-containing protein, producing the protein MPAFGESPEGTIEILNIVPLQGPGGIIAPSCDAAISLAVDEINYGAGILGREIRTTNIDGGRQPHEVAAEVSALLATGMVHAITGWHTSAVRRAVALAGASRVPYLYATSHEGLPDELPGVLMLGEHPAGQTVPAVHWLEREYGVRRWAVIGNDYIWPRQSAKAIRDSLADPVAIVLEQFVPLGLPDFSGFLTHPALDLADAVVILMVGADVSRFNQQYAATGRAASQLRVSPAVDENVLLAAGPEANQNLYVASSFFLDDRTSDGRDRRARYRRRYGDFAPALTSFSNATYEAIHTLGALARRVGSLEVPAILDALDQGLVLETPGGLLGFRGNQAIQHGYLARADGVGFDIVDRIA; encoded by the coding sequence ATGCCAGCGTTCGGGGAGAGCCCAGAGGGCACGATCGAGATCCTCAACATAGTTCCGCTCCAGGGACCGGGCGGTATCATCGCGCCGTCCTGCGACGCCGCGATATCGCTTGCCGTCGATGAAATCAACTATGGTGCGGGAATTCTGGGACGAGAAATTCGTACCACGAATATCGACGGCGGACGACAACCGCACGAGGTCGCCGCCGAGGTCTCGGCGCTGCTGGCCACCGGCATGGTGCACGCCATCACCGGCTGGCACACCTCAGCGGTCCGGCGAGCCGTGGCCCTGGCCGGCGCCAGCCGGGTGCCCTACCTGTACGCCACCAGCCACGAGGGACTCCCCGACGAACTACCCGGCGTACTGATGCTCGGTGAGCACCCGGCCGGGCAGACCGTGCCCGCCGTGCACTGGCTCGAACGTGAGTACGGCGTGCGGCGCTGGGCCGTCATCGGCAACGACTACATCTGGCCGCGCCAGTCCGCCAAGGCGATTCGCGACAGCCTGGCCGATCCGGTCGCGATCGTGCTCGAACAGTTCGTCCCGCTGGGGCTGCCGGACTTCTCCGGCTTCCTCACCCACCCGGCGCTGGACCTGGCCGACGCGGTGGTGATTCTGATGGTCGGCGCGGACGTGTCCCGATTCAACCAGCAGTACGCCGCCACCGGCCGTGCCGCGTCGCAGCTGCGAGTCAGCCCGGCCGTGGACGAGAACGTGTTGCTGGCGGCAGGTCCGGAGGCCAACCAGAACCTCTATGTGGCGTCCAGCTTCTTCCTGGACGACCGGACGTCCGACGGCCGCGACCGGAGAGCCCGCTACCGCAGGCGGTACGGCGACTTCGCCCCCGCGCTCACCAGCTTCAGCAACGCTACCTACGAAGCCATCCACACCCTGGGCGCGCTCGCGCGGAGGGTCGGGTCGCTCGAGGTGCCCGCGATTCTCGACGCCCTCGACCAGGGCTTGGTCCTCGAAACCCCGGGCGGGCTCCTGGGTTTCCGCGGCAACCAGGCGATCCAGCACGGCTACCTGGCCCGCGCCGACGGCGTCGGTTTCGACATCGTCGACCGCATCGCCTGA
- a CDS encoding S9 family peptidase, whose protein sequence is MALDSGTISEPGSGAPVVAAPVAKAMPTERVHHGDVFVDEYEWLRDKENSDVIAYLEAENAYTEAQTAHLATLRETIFDEIKARTQETDLSVPSRLGDYWYYSRSFEGKQYGVHCRCPIAAAVEGVDAWTPPVLDAETDVAGEEVLLDSNELAEGHDFFALGAFSISHDGTLLAYSVDNVGDERYVLRFKDLRTGELLGDEIAGTAPGATWSLDGSHVFYQTVDESWRPDTVWRHRLGSTEPDAKVFHEPDERYWVSIGASRSEKYLMIWVSSKITSEGWVLESDEPEGEFRVLLPRREGVEYSAEHAVVGGANRFLILHNDVVDGVKAENFVLAEAPVDDPSNLTPLIGHRDDVRLEDIDAFRDHLVLSYRREALTRIAVWPLTESGYGERRELDFDLELFAVGVGSNPEWAQPTLRIGLTSFITPMQVFDYVPATGELLLRKEQPVLGGYDANDYEQHRDWAVAADGTRIPISLVRKKDAAAEGPKPLLLYGYGSYEASIDPTFSVARLSLLDRGMVFAVAHVRGGGEMGRLWYEHGKTLTKKNTFTDFVSCARHLIDTGATAADRMIADGGSAGGLLVGAVANLAPELFAGILANVPFVDPLTSILDPSLPLTVIEWDEWGNPLADKDVYEYMKSYAPYENVEAKDYPAILAITSLNDTRVLYVEPAKWIAKLRVTATGDGPLLLKTEMTAGHGGVSGRYEKWREVAFEHAWVLDTVGLADA, encoded by the coding sequence ATGGCTCTCGACAGCGGAACGATCTCCGAACCCGGCAGTGGCGCTCCCGTCGTGGCGGCGCCGGTCGCGAAGGCGATGCCCACCGAGCGGGTGCACCACGGCGACGTGTTCGTCGACGAGTACGAGTGGCTGCGGGACAAGGAGAACTCCGACGTCATCGCCTACTTGGAGGCGGAGAACGCCTACACCGAGGCGCAAACCGCGCACCTGGCCACGCTGCGCGAGACGATCTTCGACGAGATCAAGGCGCGCACCCAGGAGACCGACCTGTCGGTGCCGAGCCGGTTGGGTGACTACTGGTATTACTCGCGCAGCTTCGAAGGCAAGCAGTACGGCGTGCACTGTCGGTGCCCGATCGCCGCCGCCGTGGAGGGCGTCGACGCGTGGACGCCGCCGGTGCTGGACGCGGAGACCGACGTAGCGGGCGAAGAGGTGCTGCTCGACAGCAACGAGCTGGCCGAGGGCCACGACTTCTTCGCGCTGGGCGCGTTCTCGATCAGCCATGACGGCACTCTGCTCGCCTACTCGGTGGACAACGTCGGCGACGAGCGCTACGTGCTGCGGTTCAAGGACCTGCGCACCGGCGAGCTGCTCGGCGACGAGATCGCGGGTACCGCTCCCGGCGCGACGTGGTCGCTGGATGGCAGTCACGTCTTCTATCAAACTGTCGACGAGTCGTGGCGGCCCGATACGGTGTGGCGGCACCGGCTGGGCAGCACCGAGCCCGACGCCAAGGTGTTCCATGAGCCCGACGAGCGCTATTGGGTGAGCATCGGCGCGAGCCGCTCGGAGAAGTACCTGATGATCTGGGTCAGCTCGAAGATCACCAGCGAGGGCTGGGTGTTGGAGTCGGATGAGCCCGAGGGTGAGTTCCGTGTTCTGCTGCCCCGCCGCGAGGGCGTCGAGTACTCCGCCGAGCATGCGGTGGTCGGCGGCGCGAATCGCTTCCTGATCCTGCACAACGACGTGGTGGACGGAGTCAAGGCGGAGAACTTCGTGCTGGCCGAGGCGCCGGTGGACGATCCGTCGAACCTGACGCCGCTGATCGGCCATCGCGACGACGTGCGGCTCGAGGACATCGACGCGTTCCGCGACCACCTGGTGCTCAGCTACCGGCGCGAGGCGCTCACCCGGATCGCGGTGTGGCCGCTGACCGAATCCGGCTACGGCGAACGTCGCGAACTCGACTTCGACCTGGAGCTTTTCGCGGTCGGCGTGGGCTCGAACCCGGAGTGGGCGCAACCCACCCTGCGCATCGGGCTCACCTCGTTCATCACGCCCATGCAGGTATTCGACTATGTCCCGGCCACCGGCGAGCTGCTGCTGCGCAAGGAGCAGCCGGTGCTCGGCGGCTACGACGCGAACGACTATGAGCAGCACCGGGATTGGGCGGTCGCCGCGGACGGCACCCGGATTCCGATCTCGCTGGTCCGGAAGAAGGACGCGGCCGCCGAGGGGCCGAAACCGTTGCTGCTCTACGGTTACGGCTCCTATGAAGCGAGCATCGACCCGACGTTCTCGGTGGCCCGTCTCTCGCTGCTGGATCGCGGCATGGTCTTCGCGGTCGCGCACGTGCGCGGCGGCGGCGAGATGGGCAGGCTGTGGTACGAGCACGGCAAGACGCTGACCAAGAAGAACACCTTCACCGACTTCGTTTCCTGCGCACGGCATCTCATCGATACCGGCGCCACCGCAGCGGACCGGATGATCGCGGACGGGGGTAGCGCGGGCGGCCTGCTGGTCGGCGCGGTGGCGAACCTGGCGCCGGAGTTGTTCGCGGGCATCCTGGCCAACGTCCCGTTCGTCGATCCGCTCACCTCCATCCTCGACCCGTCGCTCCCGCTGACCGTCATCGAGTGGGACGAGTGGGGCAACCCGCTGGCGGACAAGGACGTGTACGAGTACATGAAGTCCTACGCACCCTACGAGAACGTCGAGGCCAAGGACTACCCGGCGATCCTTGCCATCACCAGCTTGAACGACACCCGCGTGCTCTATGTCGAGCCCGCGAAGTGGATCGCCAAGCTGCGGGTCACCGCCACCGGCGACGGGCCGCTGCTGCTCAAGACGGAGATGACCGCGGGCCACGGCGGAGTCAGCGGGCGCTACGAGAAGTGGCGGGAAGTGGCCTTCGAGCACGCCTGGGTGCTCGATACGGTCGGCCTCGCCGACGCGTAA
- a CDS encoding glutamate decarboxylase, with protein sequence MSEGADDLFALPGFSRSAPRGGFPAHEMFPQVAYELVHDELMLDGVARMNLATFCTTWVDDQARRLMTECLDKNIVDKDEYPQTAELERRGVQMVADLWHAPDPTGTHGTSTTGSSEAAMLGGLAAKFRWRKRGGTGTPNFVCGPVQVCWEKFARYFDVEIRQIPLRGDRLTMQPADLAEHCDENTMMVVPTFGQTYTGLFEDVAGISAALDALQDEKGLDIPIHVDAASGGFLAPFAAPDLVWDFRLPRVKSINASGHKTGLAPLGAGWAIWREAADLPEELIFNVDYLGGSMATFNLNFSRPGGQAITQYYDFIRLGRAGYARVQSAIYRAAQHLAAGLRGLGVFELIHDGDPQRGITAVCWRLAGDPGFNLYDLSDRLRSRGWLIAAYPLPADRDDETIMRAVIRHGFTVDMADLLLADLTRCMKQLEQRPFSTSLTRAEAGGFTHDATPAVPETKIAPT encoded by the coding sequence ATGTCCGAAGGAGCCGATGACCTGTTCGCCCTGCCAGGGTTCAGCCGGTCCGCGCCACGGGGCGGATTTCCGGCACACGAGATGTTCCCGCAGGTCGCCTATGAACTCGTGCACGACGAACTCATGCTCGACGGCGTCGCCAGGATGAACCTGGCCACTTTCTGCACGACCTGGGTGGACGACCAGGCGCGCAGGCTGATGACCGAATGCCTGGACAAGAACATCGTCGACAAGGACGAATACCCGCAGACCGCCGAGTTGGAGCGCCGCGGCGTCCAGATGGTCGCGGATCTGTGGCACGCGCCGGACCCGACCGGCACCCACGGCACCTCGACCACCGGGTCCAGCGAGGCGGCCATGCTCGGCGGACTCGCAGCCAAATTCCGCTGGCGCAAGCGCGGCGGCACCGGAACGCCCAACTTCGTCTGCGGGCCGGTTCAGGTCTGCTGGGAGAAGTTCGCGCGCTACTTCGACGTCGAGATCCGGCAGATTCCGCTGCGCGGCGACCGGCTCACCATGCAGCCCGCCGACCTCGCGGAACATTGCGACGAGAACACCATGATGGTGGTGCCGACCTTCGGCCAGACCTACACCGGTCTGTTCGAAGACGTCGCCGGGATCAGCGCCGCGCTCGATGCACTACAGGACGAAAAGGGCCTGGACATCCCGATCCACGTCGACGCGGCCAGCGGCGGCTTCCTGGCCCCGTTCGCCGCGCCCGACCTGGTCTGGGACTTCCGGCTGCCGCGGGTGAAGTCGATCAACGCCTCCGGTCACAAGACCGGGCTCGCGCCGCTCGGCGCGGGCTGGGCGATCTGGCGCGAGGCGGCCGACCTGCCGGAGGAGCTGATCTTCAACGTCGACTATCTCGGCGGCAGCATGGCCACCTTCAACCTCAACTTCTCCCGGCCCGGTGGGCAGGCGATCACGCAGTACTACGACTTCATCCGTTTGGGGCGCGCCGGCTACGCCAGGGTGCAGTCCGCGATCTACCGCGCGGCGCAGCACCTGGCCGCGGGTCTGCGCGGGCTCGGGGTCTTCGAGCTGATCCATGACGGCGACCCGCAGCGCGGCATCACGGCGGTCTGCTGGCGCCTGGCCGGCGATCCCGGATTCAACCTCTACGACCTGTCCGACCGGCTGCGCTCCAGAGGCTGGCTGATCGCGGCGTATCCGCTGCCTGCCGACCGGGACGACGAGACGATCATGCGCGCGGTGATCCGCCACGGCTTCACCGTCGACATGGCCGACCTGCTGCTGGCCGACCTCACCCGCTGCATGAAACAACTGGAACAGCGACCATTTTCCACTTCGCTCACCCGCGCGGAAGCGGGTGGGTTCACGCATGACGCGACACCCGCCGTCCCCGAGACGAAGATCGCGCCGACCTGA